Below is a window of Mycolicibacterium chitae DNA.
GACGTGCCCAGCTGCAGGCGCTGGGTGCGCTCCCCCACTGCCGTCAACCAGGCCAGCGAGAACGGCGCGTGCCCGCCCTCGTGCCGCCACGGTTGGAAGTGGTCGCTGACCGTCGCGCTGTCCATCCCGTGCGCCTCGGCCAGCACCGCCAGCTCCACCAACTCGCGCGGCGCGAACTGCTCCGCCGACGCCTTGTAACCCAGCTTCAGTTCACGTTTGAGTTCAGCCACGCCTCCTTTTCTACCCGTAGGACTTAAACTCTGGGAGATGGCACCTGCTTCGGGGGAGTTGGTCGCGGTTTCCGACCTCGTCCACGTGGCCCAGACCGACCTGGTGAACTGGGTCCTGATCGCCGGTGCCGACGGGGTGGTGCTGATCGACGCGGGATTCCCCGGTCAGCGCGGCGAGGTGTTGGCGTCCCTGCGCCAGCTCGGATATCACGCGGCCGACGTGACGGCAATCCTGTTGACCCACGCCCACATTGACCATCTGGGCACCGCGATCTGGTTCGCCGCCGAATACGGCACCCCGGTGTATTGCCACGCCGACGAGATCGGCCACACCCAGCGGGACCACCTCGAGCAGGCGTCGGTGGCCGCGCTGGCGATGCACGCGTGGCACCCGCGCTGGCTGACGTGGGCGGTGCGGATCCTCGGCAAAGGCGCGCTGATCCGGGCCGGGATCCCGTCGGCGCGGGTGTTCACCGAGGACGTCGGCGCAACCCTGCCCGGCCGTCCGATCGCGATCCCCACGCCCGGACACACCGGCGGCCACTGCTCGTATCTGGTCGACGGCCTGCTGGTTTCCGGGGATGCGCTGGTCACCGGACATCCCACCTCGGGGCGGCGCGGCCCGCAGTTGCTGCCGTCGGTGTTCAACCACGACGAGGCCGCCTGCCGGCGCAGCCTGGACGCGCTGGCCATGCTCGAGACCGATGTGCTGATCCCCGGCCACGGCGACGTCTGGCACGGTCCCATCCGCGAACTGACCGGCCGGGCGGCGCTGGCCGGCAAAACTTGACACGTGTAAAGTTTCGCGCCATGGACAACATCCGGGGCAAGAACATCGTCATCACCGGGGCCGCCCGCGGAATCGGCTTCGCCACCGCCAAGGCCCTGCTGGCCCGCGGCGCGCGGGTCGTCATCGGCGACCGCGACGTCGCGGTGCTGGACACCGCCGTCACCGAGTTGCTGCGGTTCGGGCAGGTCACCGGCTATCCGGTGGACGTCACCGACGCCGAGTCGTTCGAGGTCTTCCTGGACAAGGCGCGCGCCGACGGCACCGGTCAGATCGATGTGTTGATCAATAACGCGGGCGTGATGCCGGTCGGGCCGTTCCTCGAGCAGACCGAGCAGGCCATCCGCACCTCGATCGAGGTCAACTTCTACGGCGTACTGACCGGCTGCCGGCTGGTGCTGCCGGAGATGGTCAAGCGCCGCAGCGGCCACATCGTCAACATCTCGTCGCTGTCGGGCATGATCGCCGTGCCCGGCCAGGTGGTCTACGCCGGCACCAAGTTCGCGGTGGTCGGCCTGTCCACCGCCATGGCCGACGAATTCGCACCGCAGGGCGTCAACGTCAGCGTCGTGCTGCCCACCTTCACCAACACCGAGCTGATCACCGGCACCAAGACGTCGGCCGCGCAGAAGCCCGTGCAGCCGGAGGACATCGCCGCCGGCGTGGTCAAGGTGCTCGACAAGCCGGCCATCACGCACCTGTCGGTGCCCGGGCCGCTGCGCGCCGTCAGCACCGTCACCCAGCTGCTCCCGCCCAAGGCGCGGCGCTGGCTCTCGCACAAGCTCGGCAACGACACCGTGTTCCTGAACTTCGACACCAAGACCCGCTCGGCCTACGAGGAGCGCGCCCAGAGCTCGACGGGTGTCGAGGAGAGGAAGCCCGACCAGGGTTAACTGCCCGGGCCGGCGCGCATGATGGCCGCGAGGTCGCTGCGTGAGCTCGCGCCGACGCGCTGGCACGCGCGGTACAGATGGCCCTCGACGGTGCGCACCGAGGTCACCAGCCGATCGGCGATCTCCTTGTTCGACAGCCCGGCGACCACCAGTTCGGCGACCTCCCGCTGCCGACCGGTCAGCGGCGTCGGCGACACCGGGCTGCGGGTGGCCGGCGTGCACAGCCCGCCGCACTCCTGGGCCAGCTGGGCGGCCAGCGCGGCGGCGAACAGTCCGCGGCGGCCCGGTCGCCGATCTCCTGGTAGGCCGTCGAGGCGGCCAGCACGCCTCGCCGTCCTGGCCGAGCAGACCCGCCGCGTGCCGGGCCACCGCGTCGGCCAACGGCAATCGCAGGGCCTCGGCCAATTCGGCTGTCCGGGTGGCGATCTGGTCGAGGTCGTGCCCGGCTCCCCACTGCGCGGCGGCCTGCAGACACGCCAGTTCGTGGGTCGGCTGGTCGCGGTCGCGGGCCACTTTCGCCTCGGCCAGCACCGTGTCCACCGCCTCCTGCAGGGCACCGCCGGCGGCCTGCACCCAGCCCGTCGCCAGCGCCAGGGCGGTGTGCATGAACAGGAACTCGGGGCGCGCGCTCTGCCGCACCTCGCCGAGCATCTCGGCGGCCGCCTCGGCCTCCCCCAGCTTGGCGTGCGCCTCGGCCAGCCCGAAGACGCAGGCCGCCCGCAAACCCGTTGTCACCCCGTGGGTTTCGACCCCGGCCAGTGCCTCGTGCAGCTTCTTGGTGGCCGAACCGACGTCGCCTCCCATCAGCTCGGCCGCGCCGACCATGAACACCAGATTCGCATACGCCAGGCTCGGCATGTCCTGCGCGAGTTCGGCGAGTAGCTCGGCGGCCCCACGACACTCCTCGAGCCGGCCGGTCAGCCGGCAGGCCCGCGCGTAGACGCCGGCGAACCAGAAGCGCATGTGCGAGCTCTCGAAGGATTCGGTGGCCCGGTCCAGCGCCGCGCGCGCCACCGGCCCGATGTCGTCGGCGTGGCCGAGCGCCCCGGCGGCCATGATCAGCGACACCGCGGCGAGCATCGCGTTGAGGTCGGAGAGTTCGGGGCACTCCAGCGCGTAGCGGGCCTTGCGCTGCGCCGAGGCGCAGCGCGCGAAGACCGCGTCCACGCAGGCCTCGACCGAATAGCGGGTGGCCCGCTGCGCCTCGGTCTCGGCATCGTCGGCCAACTCGGCCAGCAGGCGCTCGGCGGCCGTCGGATCGCCGAGCATCCAGATCAGATTCGCCGCGCGCAGCGTCGTCCAGCGGTGCCGGTCGGTGCCGCGGGCGGCCAATTCGCACAGGGTCTGCTCGGCGGCGGGGCCGTCGCCGGCCAGAAAGCGGTTGACGGCCATGATCTCGGTGGCCGCGGCCGCACCCGCGGCGGCCGCCGCCGCGGCGAACCGCTGGGCCAGGTCCAGATCCAGCAGGGTCATGGTGACCCGCGCCGCCTCGACATAGAGCGCCGGGTCGGGCGGCAGATCGGATTCCAGCTGCAGCAACGCGCGCCGGACCGCGCCCTGTGCGTCGCCGGGGTCGCGGCCGGCCAGCCGCTGCGCCAGCGCCCCACGCATTTTCGACAGGTACATCTCGCCGGCCGCCGCGCGGCGCAGTTCGCCGAAGATGGGGTGCGCCAGCCGCGCGGTGAGCGCGTCGGCGCGGCGTTCGACGGTGATCAGGTGCATCTGTTCGGCGGTCTCCACCGCGGACCGGCCCACCAGGTCGGTCAGGATGTCGACGTCGAGCGGCTCGCACTGGGACAGTGCGTCGAGGACCGTGGCCACCTCCGATGGGAGCCGGTCGAGCTGATTGCCCACCAGATCGCTCATGTTCTGCGACACCGCGACGTCGCCGTCCCAGATCCAGACACCCTTGACCTTGCGGACCCGGCCGGCGGCCACCTGATCCTTGAGCAGCTGCCGCAGGAACAGCGCGTTGCCACCGGTGAGCCGCCAGAACCGTTGTGCGCTACGGGCATCCATCGGACCCTCCAGCGCCGCCTCGACCATGGCGCGGGCCCCCTGCGGGCACAGCGGCTCGAGGTCCAGCCGAGCCAGCAGTCCGTCCTTCCACAGCGCGCGGACCGCGTCGGGCTCGTCGGCCCCGGTGCGCACCGTCACCACCAGCCGGGCCTGGCGGCTCTGCGCGAGCTGGTGCACGACGTGGGCGGAGAAACCGTCCAGCAGATGCGCGTCGTCGACGCCGATCACCACCCGCCCCTGGCGTTGCCGGGCCAGCAGCGCCGTGATGACCTGTCGCACACTGGGATTGGGATCGTTGACGTGCTCGCCGAGGGTTGCGGTGAACGCGCCCAACGGGATCGGCCGGGCCGATGCGGTGCCGACGATCCAATCGGTCTGGGTGCCCGCGGCGGCGGCCTGGGACAGCAACTCACGGGCGAGCCTCGTCTTGCCCACCCCCGCAGGTCCTGCGACCAGTACACCGGCGAAGTTGCCGACCCCGCTCAGAGCGCGGCGCAGGGTCGTCAGTTCGCGGTCCCTCCCGGTCAGCGTGTCACCGCTGATCACCGGGCGACTATAACGCGATCAGCCCAGCGCTTGGTCCAGATCGGCGATCAGATCCTCGACGTCCTCGAGGCCCACCGACAGCCGGACCACCCCGTCGCCGAGCCCGATGGTGGCGCGCCCCTCCGGCCCCATCGCCCGGTGCGTGGTCGTCGCCGGGTGCGTGATCAACGATTTCGCGTCGCCGAGGTTGTTGGAGATGTCGATGACCCGCAGCTTGTCGAGCACCTCGAACGCGCGCTGCTTGCCGCCGTCGGCGGGTGCGTCGAGTTCGAAGGTGATCACCGTGCCGCCGCCGCTCATCTGCCGCTTGGCCAACTCGTACTGCGGATGCGAGGTCAAAAACGGGTAGCGGACCCATCGCACGCCGGCGTGCGCCTCGAGGTACTCCGCGATCCGCTGCGCGGCAGCGTTGCTGTGGTTGACCCGAAGCGCAAGGGTTTCAAGGCCTTTGAGCAGGGTCCAGGCGTTGAAGGAGCTGATCGAGGGGCCGGTGTGGCGCATCAGCGTCTGCACCGGGCCGTCGATGTATTCCTGATCACCGAGGATGGCCCCGCCGAGCACCCGGCCCTGGCCGTCGATGTGTTTGGTGCCGGAGTAGACCACCACGTCGGCACCCATCGGCATGCCGCGCTGCAGCAGCGGGGTGGCAAAGACGTTGTCCAGCACCACCTTTGCGCCCGCGGCGTGGGCGAGTTCACTGACCGCGGCGATGTCGACCAGCGACTGCATGGGATTCGACGGGGTCTCGAAGAACACCGCCTGGGTGGGCTTGCTCAGCGCCGCCTCCCACTGGGCGAGGTCGTCGCCGTCGACGAACTCGGTTTCGACGCCCCAGCGCGGCAGGATCTCGTTGCACACCACGAAGCACGACCCGAACAGGCTGCGCGCGGCCACCAGGCGATCGCCGGCGGCCAGCAGCGCGCCGAGCGCGGTGAACACCGCGGCCATGCCGGTGGCGGTCGCGAACGCCGCCGGGGCGTCCTCGATCAGGCGCAACCGCTCCTCGAACATCGCGATGGTCGGGTTGCCGTAGCGCGAGTAGACGAAGCGGTCGACCTCGCCGGTGAAGGCGCGCTCGGCGTCGGCCGCGCTGGCGTAGGTGTAGCCCGAGTTGAGGTACATCGCCTCGGCGGTCTCCTCGAACTGCGAGCGCAGCAACCCGCCGCGTACACCCACGGTGGCCTGACCCAGGCCGGGCGGCAACGGCTTCGGGATCCGGACCGACGGGACCTCCGGTTCGCTCATGACTGCACCCAGGGCAGCCCGAGCGCCTTCCACCCGGATCCGCCCCGGTGGCGCTGCGCGTCGAGGTGGCCCTCGAAGCCGTCGAGCACGTTGTAGGAAGGGCCGATCCCGGCGGCGGTGGCGGCCTCGGCCGCGCCGATCGAGCGGTTACCCGAGCGACACAGGAAGATCACCGGACGCGTTCCGGGCGTCACCCCCGCGGCCTGCAACTCGGCCACGAACGCGTCGTTGTGGGTGCCGTTGGTGCGGTTCCACTCGACGAACACGACCTCGCGGCCCAGGCTCGACACGTCGGGCACACCGACGAAGTTCCACTCGGCGTCGGTCCGGCAGTCGACCAGCGTCGCCTCCGGATCCGCGCTGAGCATCGACCACGCCTCTTCGGGCGTGATATCTCCTGCGTAACTCACCGGAGCAAGTTTTCCACACGTCAGGATGTGGCCGAACACACCCGCCAGGAGCCGTCCTCGAGGACGAACTCGGTCGGGGTGTCGATCATGGCGTCCTTGTCGTTGTCGAAGTAGTAGACGACGTTGGCGGTCGCGGTGTCGCCGTCGACCTTGCCCCCGTCGACCTTGACCTCCAGGACGTTGCCCACATAGCGCGCGCCCTTCTCGGCCACCGACTCGCGCTGCCGGGCCAGCACCTCGGCCTCCGTGCCGGCCTGCTGCGCGCAGGTGTAGGTCCGGAAGTCCTCGTAGTCGAGCCGCTGCAGCGCATCGTTCTGGCCCAGCGCCGCGCGGACGACGCCCTCGTGCAGCGCGTCCTCGTCACTGTTGGCCCAGCTCATGACCCCGATCACGATCACGACGAGCACGATGATCGCCAGGGCGGCCAGAAACGGCGTGACGCTGGCCCCGTCGGAGTCGGGCTTCTGGTCGGTCACGATCTACTCCCTCGTAGCGCCTGCGCCGCCTGGCGGGCCCGCTCCCGGGCACCGGCGACGGCCGGTGCCGTCGCCAGCACCACCTCGAACCGGCTGCGGCCGGCCCCCGGAGACCCGACCGGCGCCGGAAACAACAGCACGTCGGTCTCCGGCACGCTCAGGGCCTCGGAGAGGTTATCCCGAGAGCCCGGCCGGTAGCTCACCTCGACCGCGCCCGGGGAGATCATGATGGTGTCCACCGGCAGCCCCAGCACCGCGCGGGCGTGCAGATCCAGCGCGGACAGCCGCTGGGAGCGCAGGGTCACCAGGGCGCTGTCGTGCGGCAGGACCGTGACGTCGGAGAAGTACACCTCGTCGCCGCGCACCAGCAACTCCACCCCGAACAGGCCGCGGCCGCCGAGCGCGGTGACCACCCGCGCGGCGATCGAGCGCGCCGAATCCAGCGCCACCGGCGTCATCGGCTGCGGCTGCCAGGCCTCCAGCACGCCGTCGACGTGCCGGTGCCCGATCGGCTCGCAGAACTGGGTGGCCACGGATTCGCCGGTGCGGACCGTCAGCAGGGTGACCTCGTCGTCGACCTCGACCACGGATTCGACGAGCACCCGGTGGCCGGCGCCGGCCGAGGTGGCCCGGCCCCAGGCGGCCTCGAGGTCGTCGGGCCGCAGCAGCACCGACTGCCCCTCGCCCGGCAGCGCCACCAGCGGCTTGACCACCAGCGGATAGCCGGCGTGCGCGGCGACGGCGCCGAGTTCCTCGAGGGATCCGGCGAACCAGAACGGCGCCGTGGGCAGACCCAGTTCGTCGGCCGCCAGCCGCCGCAGGGCCTCGCGGTCCAGCGTCAGCCGGGTCCGCCGCCCGCCCGGGACCACCCGCAGGCCGTCGGACTCGGCGGCGGCCAAAGCCTCGGCGGCCACGTCATCGGTGGCTGTCACCAGGTAGCCGGGGTCGAACCGGTCGATGGCCGCGGCCACCGCGTCGGGGTCGGTGAGATCGACCACAGCGGACTCGTCGGCGAAGGCGAGGGCGGGCGCATCGGGGTGGGCGTCCGCGGCGATCACCACCGCGCCGAGGCGCTGAAAGCTGAGCACCACCTCGCGGCCCAGATCCCCGGCACCCAGCAGCAGGATTCGGGGCGCAGACATGCTTTCCACCATAGGCGTCCCGCGGGACCCGAAAGGTTAGGCCATCGAAGGATCTGGGTACGTTGAGCGCGTGATCTGGGACCGACTTGCTGCCGTCGTCACCGCGCCCCGCTCGTGGGTGCTCGCACTGCTGATCGCCGTGGCCTCCGGTTTGCTGCTGGGGTTGGCGGGCAGCAACGACGCCGCCTCGCAGTCCCCGATCGCGCTGCCGAGTTCGGCCGAGTCGGCGCGCGCCGCCGAGGCCGCCGGGGCGTTCCCGGGCGGCGATCAGGCCCCGGCCATCCTGGTGGTCACCCGCACCGACGACGCCCCGCTGAAGCCCGAGGACGTCGGGGCGGCCGAG
It encodes the following:
- a CDS encoding SDR family oxidoreductase, with protein sequence MDNIRGKNIVITGAARGIGFATAKALLARGARVVIGDRDVAVLDTAVTELLRFGQVTGYPVDVTDAESFEVFLDKARADGTGQIDVLINNAGVMPVGPFLEQTEQAIRTSIEVNFYGVLTGCRLVLPEMVKRRSGHIVNISSLSGMIAVPGQVVYAGTKFAVVGLSTAMADEFAPQGVNVSVVLPTFTNTELITGTKTSAAQKPVQPEDIAAGVVKVLDKPAITHLSVPGPLRAVSTVTQLLPPKARRWLSHKLGNDTVFLNFDTKTRSAYEERAQSSTGVEERKPDQG
- a CDS encoding Rv0361 family membrane protein produces the protein MTDQKPDSDGASVTPFLAALAIIVLVVIVIGVMSWANSDEDALHEGVVRAALGQNDALQRLDYEDFRTYTCAQQAGTEAEVLARQRESVAEKGARYVGNVLEVKVDGGKVDGDTATANVVYYFDNDKDAMIDTPTEFVLEDGSWRVCSATS
- a CDS encoding O-succinylhomoserine sulfhydrylase; the protein is MSEPEVPSVRIPKPLPPGLGQATVGVRGGLLRSQFEETAEAMYLNSGYTYASAADAERAFTGEVDRFVYSRYGNPTIAMFEERLRLIEDAPAAFATATGMAAVFTALGALLAAGDRLVAARSLFGSCFVVCNEILPRWGVETEFVDGDDLAQWEAALSKPTQAVFFETPSNPMQSLVDIAAVSELAHAAGAKVVLDNVFATPLLQRGMPMGADVVVYSGTKHIDGQGRVLGGAILGDQEYIDGPVQTLMRHTGPSISSFNAWTLLKGLETLALRVNHSNAAAQRIAEYLEAHAGVRWVRYPFLTSHPQYELAKRQMSGGGTVITFELDAPADGGKQRAFEVLDKLRVIDISNNLGDAKSLITHPATTTHRAMGPEGRATIGLGDGVVRLSVGLEDVEDLIADLDQALG
- a CDS encoding rhodanese-like domain-containing protein, which gives rise to MSYAGDITPEEAWSMLSADPEATLVDCRTDAEWNFVGVPDVSSLGREVVFVEWNRTNGTHNDAFVAELQAAGVTPGTRPVIFLCRSGNRSIGAAEAATAAGIGPSYNVLDGFEGHLDAQRHRGGSGWKALGLPWVQS
- a CDS encoding MBL fold metallo-hydrolase — translated: MAPASGELVAVSDLVHVAQTDLVNWVLIAGADGVVLIDAGFPGQRGEVLASLRQLGYHAADVTAILLTHAHIDHLGTAIWFAAEYGTPVYCHADEIGHTQRDHLEQASVAALAMHAWHPRWLTWAVRILGKGALIRAGIPSARVFTEDVGATLPGRPIAIPTPGHTGGHCSYLVDGLLVSGDALVTGHPTSGRRGPQLLPSVFNHDEAACRRSLDALAMLETDVLIPGHGDVWHGPIRELTGRAALAGKT
- the purT gene encoding formate-dependent phosphoribosylglycinamide formyltransferase; translated protein: MSAPRILLLGAGDLGREVVLSFQRLGAVVIAADAHPDAPALAFADESAVVDLTDPDAVAAAIDRFDPGYLVTATDDVAAEALAAAESDGLRVVPGGRRTRLTLDREALRRLAADELGLPTAPFWFAGSLEELGAVAAHAGYPLVVKPLVALPGEGQSVLLRPDDLEAAWGRATSAGAGHRVLVESVVEVDDEVTLLTVRTGESVATQFCEPIGHRHVDGVLEAWQPQPMTPVALDSARSIAARVVTALGGRGLFGVELLVRGDEVYFSDVTVLPHDSALVTLRSQRLSALDLHARAVLGLPVDTIMISPGAVEVSYRPGSRDNLSEALSVPETDVLLFPAPVGSPGAGRSRFEVVLATAPAVAGARERARQAAQALRGSRS
- a CDS encoding helix-turn-helix transcriptional regulator yields the protein MPCRRRWTRCWPRRKWPATATSRPTNWRVCRPPRSGEPGTTSTRSPPGQPNWPRPCDCRWPTRWPGTRRVCSARTARRAGRLDGLPGDRRPGRRGLFAAALAAQLAQECGGLCTPATRSPVSPTPLTGRQREVAELVVAGLSNKEIADRLVTSVRTVEGHLYRACQRVGASSRSDLAAIMRAGPGS